The Malus domestica chromosome 17, GDT2T_hap1 genome contains the following window.
AATATATAGAAatcctgaagaaaaaaaatgataacaAATCATAAAAAGAGACAAAGAAATGACCCAGCAAGCTAAACAACATCATTTCAAAGATAAAGATAAGAGTCAAgaccaaggtctaaaatatcgatattatcccgatattttcatcgaaatttccgtgtttttggactaccgatatttccgatatcgtcgatattttagaccttgatcaaggtaggaactctatgtggtactaagtcactcatgtatcttaccacgcaatgtataaagtgtaaaatattgtactaattcattatatataaatgattatgatgtgtttaaacttctttcattaattactacatattttctacactcacaacgTTTGTCATCTCGCTATAtcatcaacttaaatcagttaaatccaatCATGTAAtgtatttccttccaattttttgtgataaactaatagataattgactaaataaacatcctgcaaagtttcaataaaaatttccaagtttttcttacaatttccgtggtttttattcaatttttatcgctatcgataatatcccgatatttctatcaaaatttctgtgtttttggactaccgatatttctgatatcatagATATTTTAGACATTGGTCAAGACTAATCAAGAGATAGGAGGAGAAGGAGACCATTAGTTAAGAAATTTCTCCACGAAGAAGAGTAGGTTAAGATTACGACCATTAGTTGTTAAGAATAGAGACAAAGAAATGACCCAGCAAGCTAAACAACATCATTTCAAAGATAAAGGTAAGAGTCAAGACTAATAGAGAGATAGGAGGAGAAGGAGACCATTAGTTAAGAAATTTCTCCACGAAGAAGAGTAGGTTAAAATTACGACCATTAGTTGTTAAGAATTTAGAAATATCTCCATAAATGGCTTGTTTGgtacatatatattattggATTGAAATGAATTTAGAATTAATGTATGTTGAAGGGTGAAATTATAGAAATATTTGTGAAGAAAACTTAACAACTCCAATTCTTCTCCAATTCTTTTTAAAATGGTAGGATTAGGAGGGAATTTCCTTCATAGCTAATCCTCTATCTTTTAATTCCCACCAACTGAAAACCATCCATTTTCACCTTCACTATATCTTGAAATTCGAGAGCTTCCTATTCAAATCGAATCATGCATACCAAAAAAGCTCAAAGAGTAAGTAATAAAGTAGCGTGTATTTcctttcacttgtaaatgaaagatattataaatttaaatatggTAAATTGCGAGTATGATATTATTTTATTCCGCACTTCTtacaaatatatcattatattaaaaaataaaaatagaaaaaaaaacacagtaatttagtagaaaagaaaaggaacgtCAAACTGGAAAAATCCCTATTTCCCAACCGGCAGTCAGTCAAAGTCAGACCGGTTGGCCAGGTTACAATGAAATAGCTACCAGTACCAGTACCAACCACGTCGACGATCTCTCCCgttattattaatatatcaAACTAATTGATTAAAAAAACCCAATTATGACCTCCAGCTGATGTCAATGTCCATGTGGCCGCGGTGGTCTAAATTCTGGTCTCCAAGGACCGTAATCATGGTAAGGATGATGGAACGGGCGAGTTGGATGAGAAGGTAGAAGATAATTATATTCTGCCATGGGCGGtggcggaggaggaggatgaggaggtggcggtggcggtggcggaGGTAGATAATAGGCATGAACATGATCATCTGCTGGGGGTAGCACCGGTGGTGGCGGAGGAGGATTATAATTGTAATGCGCATTACTAGTATGAGTTTGATGTAATTCCATTAGCGAGCTGGCCGGATTGCAGACTTGGGTACTGCTGTTGAACTTGTTGTGGTAGCCGGCGCTGCTAATATTGCTATTGCTAATACATATATCATCGTCATCGTCTTCAAATGTAATTGTGGGATATTGGATACGCAGCGGCTGATGATCATGAACATCATGACTTCCAGTACTACCCTTTTCAAATGGACGaccaaaaccaaatcaaatattagtatatgtatataatGATCACTATAACTATTattattttcacaattttactatatatacatatgtatgtatacaTAATTAAGAGGGATGCATGGTTCATATGGGTGTATTGTATATGTACCTCAAATTTGTAAGGTAGCTTGGAATTCAGTAGTTTGTAGGAGAAGTTCAGTATCCCATTGGGCTTTTTATCGCTAGTCGTCACCTGATAATTTACGTACGTTGCCAATGCATCCTGCTGCTGTTGTAGGCGTATGAGAT
Protein-coding sequences here:
- the LOC103404122 gene encoding protein SRC2 homolog, whose protein sequence is MESSRGGAIVEIKVVSCKDLKAFNFFQKLSVYALVSVQKDDNKQQVVVDQQKQMMNRTPTDKEGNGNPEWNHEMRFEFDQFDDDDDLFIQFDLRHEGVGLLGIGDRSIGEVRVPLKDLIRLQQQQDALATYVNYQVTTSDKKPNGILNFSYKLLNSKLPYKFEGSTGSHDVHDHQPLRIQYPTITFEDDDDDICISNSNISSAGYHNKFNSSTQVCNPASSLMELHQTHTSNAHYNYNPPPPPPVLPPADDHVHAYYLPPPPPPPPPHPPPPPPPMAEYNYLLPSHPTRPFHHPYHDYGPWRPEFRPPRPHGH